A region of the Gemmatimonadaceae bacterium genome:
CCTTTGATACGGCGGATAAGCCCCGACGCCTTCTCGCGTAGCGACTCGTTTTTATGCTCAACCTTATGTCGATCTAAATCAGCAAGCACCGTTGGAATCAGCAGAATCGTAAACGGCCTTGAGGAATCAAAACGCCACGTTTCCAACTGCGGATTCGCGTACAATGCGTTGGTATCCGGCACATACAGCAGGTCGTTTGGGGTGGGATCGTAGAGGGAGTTGAGGACTTCGAGAATATTATCGCGCGCAAGGCGCGCAGCTGTAGCGGTCTCCGTGATGTTCTTGGACCACGTGCATCCGTCCTGTTGAATCAATCGATCAAATGTCTCCTTAGCCTCGTCCACTCGCTTTCGGTCGGTTACGGGGAGCGAACGCGTAAGCAGATCCAACAGCGGATACAGATGCCCTCGCTCGCGGAGGAGCTTTGATTGCAATTGGCGCCCTGGCAAGGGCAGGCCTTCGAACGCATGGTTGCCGTTCACATTAAAGAAAACGAGTCCCGGGCTAGACGTGCGGGCAAGGTAAAGGCTGCTGAATTCTGTCAGGAGTCGCTCGACATTCGCGGTGAATTCGCAAAGTTCAGCTTCGACGTTCGCGGCGACAGATAACGCAGTCATCGGCCTGTAGGCTGATGAGCATGCTTCCGGTTGTATCGCTCTATAGCGCGGTCTATCGCTTCTTCCGCTGAAGCTCCATTCGAGGCCGGGTAGTAGATGGGCGGCTTTCCCGGTCCATTTGTGCGGCAGAAATGGACCATGTACTGCTCGCCGTTTGTGTGAAGGGTCAGTTTGTGTGTTGCGAGGAAGCGGAAGCGATCTGCATCAGACGGCACACCGGAGAATTTACTACCAATCCCTCGGGGTCGGCTCTCTGTGGTCGCTTCGCTGCGGCTGATCGCCTGACGCGTAGATTCGGGGGAATGGGAAAAGTCAGAGAGCAGCTACGCGCGGTCGGGACAAGCATCCGAGGTCATCGAACATGGACGGCTATCGGCGTGCTAGCCGTGGCGTTTGTCCTCGAACTGGTGGCGGGTACCTGGCTGACCAATTCCGTTTGGCCACCCGTCTCGCAGAACCTTCGTTGGTTGATGGCGCAGCGGGTCGGCTTTTTCGGTTTACTGCTGGTTGGCTTGCTAGCCGTGATGATCTTGAGCGCGTTCATCGAAAACAGCCCGACGGTCGCTAGGCTCCGTGAAAGGCGCAAGAACCTACGACCGCGCCCTCTGTCGCCAAGCGAGTATGAGGACGTTCAGCGCGTGCGCGAGCTGTCGAGGGATGACAACGTCTTTTTGGCCTCTACCAATCTCGCGTCCTTGAATGAACAGGCTGCCAGTTACTTTGCCGGTCGCGGCAACCCCTTCACTATTTTCGCTTACGAGCCGGCCAAAAAGCTGCGCGATGCCACAAAGGCGGTTGACGATGCGCTAGACAGAACGCCTCCAAGCCTCTCCGAAATTCAGGAAGCACTCCGAACTTTCCGGAACGAATACGCCCGTGGCGTGGCCGTTCTGAATCGCGTCCGGTATGTCGAGCCTACCTTCCCTGCGGAAGAGCATGAAGCAAAAGGTTATGAGGAGTGGCGAAAGGCTCATCCCGCCGTCGCCGGAGCTTACCAGACACTAATCAAGCGGGCGGCCTTTGAGGGCGACACGATCGGGTGGTTGTCGGCTAATTCGGAGGAGATTGGTTTCTCATCCGACCCCGATTTCCGAGCGGGTGTGCGTAGTTCACGTATCAGGGTCGTCTACGAAAAACTCGCGCTACTTACTGACGACGAGCAACGCTTTCTCGACCTTTTTAGCGTAGATACATTGCCCATGAAACGGGGCGAGTCCGACACTTATCTAGACCACGCAGTTTACCAGGCCGGTAAGGCGCTGGTTACCAAGCAGGTTCTGAACTCGGTTACCGTCCGCCCCTACGTGGAGAAGTTTTGTCTGTCGGAAGAAGCGTGTAGGGCGTGGACGCGTGAACCTCGATGGATCCAGCAGTGCATTGAGATTCCCCTGGCAGTTGTGAAAGGAACTCTCGCTAGCGGCAGCGGCGCCAGCAACGCCTCATTCACGCCCCCGCACATCAGGCCGTCAGCACCGAATATCGACGCGCCTCCTTTCGGAAAATCCTCTTCATGACATCGCGGAAACGCTCAGCAGCGCATCCAGCGTTTCCGATACTCATAGCCCGAAACGGGCTGCCTTTAGGCGGCCAGCAGGTCTGCGAGTCCGCGTATCTCAGCTGCGATGTGTAAGACCTCGCCCTGAATCTCCCCGCTCATCGCGTATCGAGTCGGTAGCGCCTCCATGAAGGCAGCTGTCGCGCAGAGTTGTTCCGGCAAGAAGCTCGGCAAGCTGGCCTCGAGAGCGCAGACGAAGCAGGGCTGCGACTGCTCGTGGACCGGGCAACTCATTTGCGCCGACGCTTCGCGGAATCCCGCTCTAGTAGTTCTCCCGGCTCAACAGACAGCACGTCGCAGAGTGCTTCGAGCATACCGGCGTCGAAGTTCTGGACACGACCATTGAGCTTCACAAGCCGATAGGCCGCTGACATGGAGATTCGCCCGCTCGATCGCTTCGAGAGCGCATAGGGCGAAAGTCCCGCCTCCTTCAACATCTCGGGCAACCGGAGCCTCAACCGATGTTGCTCAGCACGGTTCCTATCACGAACGCTACAATAGCGGCGCCGATAACATGTATTCGCTTTTTGAGGCCGAAGATACCATACGTGCCCGTGATCACTCCTGCAGCGAACATCACGTATCCAAGTTGAGCGAGAGCGTAACCGATCTGTGTAGTTGCCGTCGCCGGAGTATTGGAGATCCGAACGAAAGCGATCATTGGGACAAGAAGCGAGAGGGCGCTCCAGACCGGAATGCGCTGAGCTCGTTTAGACCATGACGCGCCCACTAGCGAAGCAACAGTTGGCCAGCACGAGCCGCATGCTCTAGTGCAGTGCGCGCAGATTCCCGGCAAGCACCGTGAGCGGCGTTGATGTCGCGGATAGTTTCGGTCAGCACCGCAATCCCGCTGGTCACTTCCTCCGTCCCTTCGGCTCACGCTGAATCAGATCCCCAACCTCGACGTTGAGCGCGGTCGCAAGCCTATCGAGGGTTGCGAGCGATACCTGGGCTGTGACGTTCCGGCACATGCGGCTGATCGTGGCGAAGCTCACGCCAGACACGCGGGAAAGCTCGCTCTGGCTTGTACCCTTGGCGTCGATAACCTCCTGCAGCCGAAACCTCGCGGGGCTCATTCCTACCGCTCAGGCATGAACATCATACCAATATGGCAGGATTCTGCTACCGCACAAGTGATATTGCACAAAAGCCTTGCGGTACCCTAGCACAAGTGATATAGTGCGGTACACCTTTAAGGAGCGACAATGCAGACAATGGAGCGAACCACTGGGCGTGAAATCGACGTGGCTGTCACTGAATGGGATCCAGAAAACCCGTCACTCGATCCAGCGGAGCACGTCAATCCGCCGGCCGTTCCGTTGCTTCGAACCGTGACGGCAAACCGTGACGGTGTGAAGGTCTATCTTGGTGAAGTTGCCGACCGTGCGGGCGACATGTCAGAGCTTCACATTGGCATCTACACGTCGCCGGGCTACGATGGGTCGGGCTACGGCGCTCCAGCGCTCGAAGGAACCCTGAAGATCGAGCAGATCGAAGCGATGATCGAGCTCCTTCAATCGTGCCGCCTGAAGGCGGAAGCGGTCTTTATTCCGCGGTGAGCGTGAGGGGGGTATCGTGAAACGGGATCGCCAGCCCTGAACGAAAACCTCCAAGGCACCAAACCCGCTCGGTCTGTATGACGGGCGGGTTTTTCGTGGGCAACGCCCTTCAAGGATGGCGGCACACGGACAGTCAGTACGACGATGATCTACACCCACGTTCTGAACCGCGGTGGGTTAGGCGTCCGGAGTCCGGCGGACCGCCTGGGCGGTGAATAGCAGATATTACGACGAGTCTTGCCGCGTTGGCAGAGTCAGGGGTAGTATCCTGTGCAGGTGAATAAAGAGTTGGGCCGACAAGACCAGTAGCCTCTCAACAAGGTCGGACTATGCCGGGGATAACAACGCAGTGTCTGCGCCCGCAAGCCGAGGCGGTGACTTGGAGCGCATTGTGTCGTTCTGGTCCGACGACGCGATAGTCTATCCTCCTGGGGCGCCGGTCCTGGAAGGCAAATGGGCGATTCGGAACTTCGTCGCCGGCCGCCTCAAGACGTCGGCTTCAGTGTCTCGTGGGAACCGATCGACGTTGTCGTACCCGCTGGAAGCATCGGACAACGGGAAGCAATCGTGTCACCTATTCTGACGGTGGTGGGAACCTAGTCACCGTACAATCCCAGCCAAATCTCAGATCGCGGCTATCGTCCTGAAAGGAGTACCCATGAAGCGGCAGTTGCTGATCGTCGTACTCGCGCTGGCCCTTCCGTGCCTCGCCGTTGCCCAGACGAC
Encoded here:
- a CDS encoding helix-turn-helix transcriptional regulator, with the protein product MSPARFRLQEVIDAKGTSQSELSRVSGVSFATISRMCRNVTAQVSLATLDRLATALNVEVGDLIQREPKGRRK
- a CDS encoding PIN domain-containing protein, whose translation is MTALSVAANVEAELCEFTANVERLLTEFSSLYLARTSSPGLVFFNVNGNHAFEGLPLPGRQLQSKLLRERGHLYPLLDLLTRSLPVTDRKRVDEAKETFDRLIQQDGCTWSKNITETATAARLARDNILEVLNSLYDPTPNDLLYVPDTNALYANPQLETWRFDSSRPFTILLIPTVLADLDRHKVEHKNESLREKASGLIRRIKGYKDRGKLIDGVPLSSGVSVIQSLATEPTFAETLPWLDRNNDDDRIIAACFEIMHARPRSAVLLVTADINLQNKAEFARLPFVEPPPAK
- a CDS encoding helix-turn-helix transcriptional regulator, encoding MRLRLPEMLKEAGLSPYALSKRSSGRISMSAAYRLVKLNGRVQNFDAGMLEALCDVLSVEPGELLERDSAKRRRK